One window of Bifidobacterium pseudocatenulatum DSM 20438 = JCM 1200 = LMG 10505 genomic DNA carries:
- a CDS encoding acetylornithine transaminase has protein sequence MATEQLENLGSEDAKWLGEYSRVHMNVFGTPLRVMDHGEGAHIWDIDGNEYLDFLAGIAVNALGYAHPKWVKAVSEQAAKAAHVSNYFATEPQIELASKLIELAGAPEGSHVYFGNSGAEGNEAALKLAKLYGRTLPGASPAIGGKPARIIAMTHGFHGRTMGALSATWKPTIREAFEPLVPNIEFVEAGDETALHDAFAETGPGKYGKGPVAAVIMELIQGEAGVRPLGADYVKKARQMCDDNNALLIIDEVQTGIGRTGSWFAFQREDLAGGVVPDIVTFAKGVAGGFPMGGMISFGAKLSALFTPGSHGSTFAGNPLGAAAAMATLETIEEDGLVANAEARGQQLRDGIMACVNPLFVSVRGRGLLDAVELAHPCAHAAMNWALEHGLIVNAVAPDALRLAPPLVVTEQDIDQAISILAKIPTDLPND, from the coding sequence ATGGCAACTGAACAGTTGGAAAACCTCGGCAGCGAGGACGCCAAGTGGCTGGGGGAGTACTCCCGGGTGCACATGAACGTGTTCGGTACTCCGCTGCGTGTTATGGATCATGGCGAAGGCGCGCACATCTGGGACATCGATGGCAATGAATACCTCGATTTCCTTGCGGGCATCGCGGTGAACGCGCTCGGATACGCCCACCCGAAATGGGTGAAGGCCGTCAGCGAGCAGGCAGCCAAAGCCGCTCATGTGAGCAACTACTTCGCCACGGAACCGCAGATTGAACTGGCGTCGAAGCTCATTGAGCTTGCCGGCGCCCCCGAGGGATCTCATGTGTATTTCGGCAACTCCGGAGCGGAAGGCAACGAGGCAGCACTGAAACTCGCCAAACTGTATGGCCGCACCTTGCCGGGCGCATCGCCTGCCATTGGAGGCAAACCGGCGCGTATCATCGCCATGACCCATGGCTTCCATGGACGTACCATGGGCGCGTTGTCCGCAACGTGGAAGCCCACCATCCGAGAAGCGTTCGAACCGCTGGTTCCCAATATCGAATTCGTCGAAGCCGGTGACGAGACCGCATTGCATGACGCGTTTGCCGAAACCGGTCCCGGCAAATATGGCAAAGGTCCTGTCGCAGCCGTCATCATGGAGCTGATCCAAGGTGAGGCCGGCGTGCGTCCGCTCGGCGCCGACTACGTGAAGAAGGCCCGTCAGATGTGCGACGACAACAACGCGTTGCTCATCATCGATGAGGTCCAGACAGGCATCGGACGCACCGGATCCTGGTTCGCATTCCAGCGTGAGGATCTTGCGGGCGGAGTGGTTCCGGATATTGTGACCTTCGCCAAGGGCGTTGCAGGCGGTTTCCCGATGGGTGGCATGATCTCCTTCGGCGCCAAGCTTTCCGCGCTGTTCACCCCAGGATCCCACGGCTCCACCTTTGCGGGCAATCCTCTCGGAGCGGCCGCCGCGATGGCCACGTTGGAGACCATTGAGGAAGACGGTCTCGTGGCCAACGCTGAGGCGCGTGGCCAGCAATTGCGTGACGGCATCATGGCTTGCGTCAATCCGCTCTTCGTCTCCGTGCGTGGACGTGGATTGCTTGACGCGGTCGAACTTGCCCATCCATGCGCGCATGCGGCGATGAATTGGGCGTTGGAACACGGTTTGATCGTCAACGCGGTGGCGCCGGATGCGCTTCGTCTTGCCCCTCCGCTGGTGGTGACCGAACAGGACATCGATCAGGCCATCTCCATCCTCGCGAAGATTCCAACTGATCTTCCCAACGACTGA
- the argF gene encoding ornithine carbamoyltransferase yields the protein MATPELRHMLRDDDLNHEEQKQVLELAIKFHNDRFYHQPFAGPQGIAVIFDKPSTRTRSSFSIGVAELGGYPLVIDKSGSQLGRGEPVADTARVLDRMAYGVVWRTFGQDRVEEMAKYSTHPVVNALTDEFHPCQILADFQTIAEHRGGVDNLKNQTIAYLGDAANNMSNSYLLGGAVAGMNVRVAGPNGYLPDPQIVADAEAIASETGGSVLVTTDPKEAVAGADCVFTDTWVSMGEESEYAIRSKPFWDYQVNAELMSYAKEDAIFQHCLPAYRGKEVTSEVIDGPQSVVWDEAGNRLHAQKALLTWLAGKARGDESLLA from the coding sequence ATGGCAACTCCTGAACTGCGCCACATGTTGCGCGATGACGATCTCAACCATGAAGAGCAGAAGCAAGTGCTCGAACTCGCCATCAAATTCCACAACGACCGTTTCTACCATCAGCCGTTCGCCGGACCGCAAGGCATCGCGGTGATCTTTGACAAGCCGAGCACCCGAACCCGTTCCAGCTTCTCCATTGGCGTTGCCGAACTGGGCGGCTATCCGCTGGTCATCGACAAGTCCGGATCCCAGCTGGGCCGTGGCGAACCGGTGGCAGACACCGCACGTGTGCTTGACCGCATGGCCTACGGCGTGGTGTGGCGCACCTTTGGCCAGGATCGTGTGGAGGAAATGGCCAAGTATTCCACCCATCCGGTGGTGAACGCTCTGACGGATGAATTCCATCCCTGCCAGATTCTTGCCGACTTCCAGACCATTGCCGAGCATCGTGGTGGCGTCGACAATCTGAAAAACCAGACCATCGCCTACCTCGGCGACGCGGCCAACAACATGTCGAACTCCTATCTGCTTGGTGGCGCCGTGGCCGGCATGAACGTGCGTGTCGCAGGGCCGAACGGCTATCTGCCGGATCCGCAGATCGTTGCCGATGCCGAAGCCATCGCATCCGAAACCGGCGGTTCCGTGTTGGTGACCACCGATCCGAAGGAAGCGGTCGCCGGCGCCGACTGCGTGTTCACCGACACATGGGTTTCCATGGGCGAAGAATCGGAATACGCCATCCGTTCCAAGCCGTTCTGGGATTATCAGGTGAACGCCGAACTCATGTCTTATGCCAAGGAAGACGCCATCTTCCAGCATTGCCTGCCGGCATACCGTGGCAAGGAAGTCACCTCCGAAGTCATCGACGGGCCACAGTCCGTGGTTTGGGATGAGGCCGGTAACCGCCTGCATGCGCAGAAGGCACTGCTGACTTGGCTTGCCGGCAAGGCCCGCGGAGATGAAAGCCTGCTGGCCTGA
- the argC gene encoding N-acetyl-gamma-glutamyl-phosphate reductase, giving the protein MAKYTVAVAGATGYAGGEALRILAAHPNFEVTCVAGHSSVGDKLGKHMPHIPQLADLVVEDTTPEVLNGHDVIILALPHGASGALASQLDPNAVVVDLGADHRLEEKTAWDEFYGGDFYEHWTYGMPELITGISEDGSYQHQREVIPGTKRIAGPGCNVTATTLALQPGIAQGLVEPADIVADLVVGYSGAGKNLKRVNLLAAEAFGSALPYSVGGTHRHIPEILQNFAHAAGKNASAANEFTLGFTPILVPMARGILASVSAKLTDTALNMSDAEIRQVWTDAYADQDFMIVLPEGVMPATANIIGSNAAHIQVAIDRKAGRLLAFAAIDNLNRGTAGQAVQSLNVALGLPEDAGLTKIGVAP; this is encoded by the coding sequence ATGGCCAAATACACAGTAGCCGTGGCCGGCGCGACAGGGTATGCGGGAGGCGAGGCCCTCCGTATCCTCGCGGCCCATCCAAATTTCGAAGTGACGTGCGTGGCCGGGCATTCATCCGTTGGGGACAAGCTTGGCAAGCATATGCCACATATTCCGCAGCTTGCCGACCTTGTGGTGGAAGACACCACTCCGGAGGTACTGAACGGGCATGACGTGATCATCCTTGCGCTGCCTCATGGGGCATCCGGTGCATTGGCTTCCCAGCTTGATCCGAATGCCGTGGTGGTGGATTTGGGAGCCGACCATAGGCTTGAGGAAAAAACCGCATGGGATGAGTTCTACGGCGGCGACTTCTATGAGCACTGGACTTACGGCATGCCTGAGCTCATTACCGGCATATCCGAAGATGGTTCTTACCAGCACCAGCGTGAGGTGATTCCAGGAACCAAGCGTATTGCCGGTCCAGGATGCAATGTGACCGCAACCACATTGGCGCTGCAGCCGGGCATTGCCCAAGGGCTTGTTGAACCGGCGGATATTGTTGCCGATCTGGTGGTCGGCTACTCCGGCGCAGGGAAGAATCTGAAGCGCGTCAATTTGCTTGCAGCTGAGGCATTCGGTTCCGCATTACCGTATTCTGTCGGCGGTACTCATCGTCATATTCCTGAGATTTTGCAGAACTTCGCCCATGCTGCAGGAAAGAACGCATCCGCGGCAAACGAGTTCACGCTGGGATTCACCCCGATTCTTGTGCCAATGGCCCGTGGCATTCTCGCTTCGGTTTCCGCCAAACTAACCGATACAGCATTGAATATGTCAGATGCTGAAATCAGGCAGGTTTGGACTGACGCATATGCGGATCAGGATTTCATGATTGTTTTACCGGAAGGCGTCATGCCGGCCACCGCCAATATCATCGGATCGAACGCGGCCCATATTCAGGTGGCCATCGACCGTAAGGCGGGGCGTTTGCTGGCCTTCGCGGCAATTGACAATCTCAACCGCGGCACGGCCGGACAGGCGGTGCAGTCGTTGAACGTAGCACTGGGACTTCCTGAAGATGCAGGCCTGACAAAGATTGGAGTGGCGCCATGA
- the argB gene encoding acetylglutamate kinase: MTKELKGPGFHFDVHTDLRADQKAEVLIEALPWLEEFAGQRIVIKYGGNAMIDDHLKACFAEDMVFLRQVGLHPVVVHGGGPQISHMLKALGIKSEFKGGLRVTTPEAMDVVRMVLTGKVSRELVGLINAHGPFAVGLSGEDGALFSAMQRKPIIDGSPTDIGLVGDVVSVDASAVEDLINAGRIPVVSSVAPNEDDATEVLNVNADSAAAALAAALGASKLVVLTDVDGLYADWPDRDSLIGRIGVENLRDMLPDLESGMRPKMEACVRAIDGGVPRAHIIDGRKPHSILNEIFTTDGIGTMVVPEDGIEMRSSYGN, encoded by the coding sequence ATGACCAAGGAACTCAAAGGACCTGGATTCCATTTTGACGTGCATACCGATTTGCGCGCCGACCAAAAGGCGGAAGTGCTGATTGAGGCACTGCCATGGCTTGAGGAATTCGCCGGACAGCGCATCGTCATCAAATATGGCGGCAATGCGATGATCGACGATCATCTCAAAGCCTGTTTCGCTGAAGATATGGTGTTTCTGCGACAGGTCGGCTTGCATCCGGTTGTGGTGCATGGCGGAGGCCCGCAGATCTCGCACATGCTTAAGGCTTTGGGCATTAAGTCGGAATTCAAGGGAGGTCTGAGGGTCACCACGCCGGAGGCCATGGATGTGGTGCGTATGGTTTTGACGGGCAAGGTTTCCCGTGAACTTGTCGGGTTGATCAACGCCCATGGTCCGTTCGCGGTCGGTCTTTCCGGCGAGGATGGTGCGCTGTTTTCCGCCATGCAGCGCAAGCCGATCATCGATGGATCGCCAACCGATATTGGTTTGGTCGGCGACGTGGTGAGCGTCGACGCATCCGCGGTTGAGGACCTGATCAATGCCGGACGCATTCCTGTTGTTTCCTCGGTGGCTCCAAATGAGGATGATGCTACCGAAGTGTTGAATGTGAATGCCGATTCCGCGGCTGCGGCGCTTGCGGCCGCTCTTGGAGCCAGCAAGCTGGTCGTGCTGACCGATGTGGATGGCCTGTACGCCGATTGGCCGGACAGGGATTCTCTGATTGGTCGCATCGGCGTGGAGAACCTACGCGACATGTTGCCGGATCTGGAGAGCGGCATGCGCCCCAAGATGGAAGCCTGCGTCAGAGCCATCGATGGAGGCGTGCCACGCGCCCACATCATCGACGGACGCAAACCGCATTCCATCCTGAATGAGATTTTCACCACAGACGGCATTGGAACCATGGTCGTTCCCGAAGACGGTATTGAAATGAGGAGTTCGTATGGCAACTGA
- the argR gene encoding arginine repressor, which yields MTDQTPALQRPATRAARLSAIEQALLTRIVTSQSQLSQILADQGIEVTQATLSRDLDEIHATKTRLADGTVAYALGRQPEESASANPDAKTEQQMNRVLSGLVTSVAAARNLVVVHTPSGAAQYVASVIDKQPIDGVLGTIAGDDTVMVICADDDYAKQRAQWLLDVVSKG from the coding sequence ATGACGGACCAAACACCTGCGCTGCAACGTCCTGCCACACGGGCCGCTCGATTGAGCGCCATCGAGCAGGCGTTGCTGACGCGCATCGTCACCTCGCAGTCGCAGCTGTCCCAGATTCTCGCGGATCAGGGCATCGAAGTGACCCAGGCCACCCTGAGCCGCGATCTTGACGAGATCCATGCCACCAAAACCCGTTTGGCTGACGGAACCGTGGCCTATGCGCTGGGCAGACAGCCGGAGGAAAGCGCGTCGGCCAATCCTGATGCAAAAACGGAACAGCAGATGAATCGTGTGCTTTCGGGACTGGTCACTTCGGTCGCGGCGGCTAGGAATCTGGTGGTGGTCCACACGCCGTCTGGCGCGGCCCAGTATGTGGCAAGTGTGATCGACAAGCAGCCCATCGATGGAGTGCTCGGCACCATTGCCGGGGACGATACCGTCATGGTGATTTGCGCCGATGACGATTATGCGAAACAGCGTGCGCAATGGCTGTTGGACGTCGTGTCCAAAGGCTGA
- the argH gene encoding argininosuccinate lyase produces the protein MTESTTNGEHLALWGGRFKSGPSPELARLSKSTQFDWRLADDDIAGSRAHARALGRAGLLTADELQRMEDALDELQRRVDSGAFAPIEDDEDEATALERGLLQIAGDELGGKLRAGRSRNDQIAALIRMWLRRHSRVIAKMLLGLAATLTEQAEKAGRTVMPGRTHMQHAQPVLLAHQLMAHVWPLLRDVERLADWDKRIDASPYGSGALAGNTLGLEPVAVARELGFSKVTANSIDGTASRDLVAEFAFIAAMAGVDISRLSEEIIIWNTQEFAFVRLDDAYSTGSSIMPQKKNPDIAELARGKSGRLIGDLAGLLTTLKGLPTAYARDLQEDKEAVFDQVDTLEVLLPAFTGMVGTMVFNKERLEAEAPTGFALATDIAEWLVKNGVPFRHAHELSGACVKIAEDRGQELWDLADDDFIEVFKEFLPADKAPEVREVLSTEGSVSARNGKGGTSPLRVREQIVSAKTAIEQLRAFANSVSDGPAYKTPESLLK, from the coding sequence ATGACCGAGAGCACAACCAATGGTGAACACCTCGCCCTGTGGGGCGGCCGGTTCAAGTCCGGCCCGTCTCCGGAACTCGCGCGACTGAGCAAGTCCACCCAATTCGATTGGCGTCTTGCCGACGACGACATCGCAGGCTCACGAGCCCACGCCCGTGCGCTCGGACGTGCGGGACTATTGACCGCCGACGAGCTGCAGCGAATGGAAGACGCTCTCGACGAGCTGCAGCGCCGTGTCGATTCCGGTGCGTTCGCTCCGATCGAAGACGATGAGGACGAAGCCACCGCATTGGAACGTGGACTGCTGCAGATCGCCGGAGACGAGCTTGGAGGCAAGCTCCGCGCCGGCCGCTCCCGCAACGACCAGATCGCCGCGCTGATCCGCATGTGGCTCCGTCGCCACAGCCGCGTCATCGCCAAAATGCTGCTCGGCCTTGCCGCAACACTGACCGAACAGGCCGAAAAGGCCGGACGCACCGTCATGCCGGGGCGTACCCACATGCAGCACGCCCAGCCGGTGCTGCTCGCACACCAGCTCATGGCCCACGTGTGGCCGCTGCTGCGCGATGTGGAACGTCTTGCCGATTGGGACAAGCGCATCGATGCAAGCCCGTATGGTTCCGGCGCCCTCGCCGGCAACACCCTCGGCTTGGAGCCGGTGGCCGTGGCCCGCGAACTCGGCTTCTCCAAGGTAACCGCGAACTCCATCGACGGCACCGCCAGTCGTGATCTGGTCGCCGAATTCGCTTTCATCGCAGCCATGGCAGGCGTCGACATCAGCCGACTGTCTGAAGAAATCATCATCTGGAACACCCAGGAGTTCGCGTTCGTGCGCCTTGACGACGCCTATTCCACCGGCTCGTCCATCATGCCGCAGAAGAAGAACCCGGATATTGCGGAACTTGCACGAGGCAAGTCCGGCCGTCTCATCGGCGATCTGGCTGGTCTTCTCACCACGCTGAAGGGCCTGCCCACCGCTTATGCACGTGATCTTCAGGAAGACAAGGAAGCCGTGTTCGACCAGGTCGACACGCTGGAAGTGCTCCTTCCCGCGTTCACCGGCATGGTCGGCACCATGGTCTTCAACAAGGAACGCCTCGAAGCGGAAGCGCCGACCGGTTTCGCCCTCGCCACCGACATCGCCGAATGGCTGGTGAAGAACGGTGTGCCGTTCCGCCACGCGCACGAGCTTTCCGGTGCATGCGTGAAGATCGCCGAAGACCGCGGCCAGGAACTGTGGGACCTGGCCGACGATGACTTCATCGAGGTCTTCAAGGAATTCCTTCCGGCCGACAAGGCTCCCGAAGTGCGCGAAGTGCTATCCACCGAAGGTTCTGTTTCCGCCCGCAATGGCAAGGGAGGCACGTCTCCGCTGCGCGTGCGCGAGCAGATCGTTTCCGCGAAAACCGCCATCGAACAGCTGCGTGCCTTCGCCAACTCCGTCAGCGACGGCCCGGCATACAAGACGCCGGAATCATTGCTCAAATAA
- a CDS encoding DUF4190 domain-containing protein, with amino-acid sequence MIMNEPEQYQPTNTDERQETADAAPVSSSSDAAASSQPEYGQINQPEYGAMSSQLPAGYDPYVYGAPEPEPQPADAVQQQNMQYQTGQYPSNGQQPMPPYNANGQRNPYGANPYGPNPYDPNQYPQQGNMPYLPNLDLNDPRQNPAYGHWDAYAIMSLVLAVLMPVPVLPALVGAISMWRTKKLHMKGYGLALAAVIINVLYTLAVIWLAMHGLSVADLYNETLQNMLGGAGSGQGDESIAA; translated from the coding sequence ATGATTATGAACGAACCGGAGCAGTATCAGCCGACCAACACCGACGAACGTCAGGAGACGGCTGATGCTGCTCCGGTTTCGTCATCTTCCGATGCCGCTGCGTCTTCACAGCCGGAGTATGGTCAGATCAATCAACCCGAATATGGTGCGATGAGTAGCCAGCTGCCGGCCGGTTACGATCCATACGTGTATGGTGCGCCTGAACCTGAACCGCAACCTGCGGATGCTGTACAGCAGCAGAATATGCAATACCAAACGGGGCAATACCCTTCAAATGGGCAGCAACCGATGCCTCCGTACAATGCGAACGGACAACGGAATCCATACGGCGCCAACCCGTATGGGCCGAATCCGTATGATCCGAACCAATATCCGCAGCAGGGCAATATGCCCTATCTGCCGAATCTGGATCTCAACGATCCTCGGCAGAATCCCGCATACGGCCATTGGGATGCCTATGCGATCATGTCTCTCGTGCTTGCCGTGCTGATGCCGGTGCCGGTCCTTCCCGCGTTGGTCGGCGCGATTTCGATGTGGCGTACCAAGAAGCTCCATATGAAAGGGTATGGCTTGGCTCTCGCCGCGGTGATCATCAATGTGTTGTACACCTTGGCCGTGATTTGGTTGGCGATGCATGGTCTTTCCGTTGCCGACCTGTATAACGAGACGTTGCAGAATATGCTTGGCGGCGCGGGATCGGGGCAGGGAGACGAGTCGATCGCTGCCTGA
- the argJ gene encoding bifunctional glutamate N-acetyltransferase/amino-acid acetyltransferase ArgJ, which translates to MSVTFAQGFSAAGVEAGISAVEGKKDLALVVNNGPLDMAAGVFTSNRFCAAPVQWTRKIVADGHVKAVILNSGGANACTGQPGYEQSKATAQKVAALVGAKDSDIAVCSTGLIGELLPLDHVLSGADKAFAALADTAQAGADASHAIMTTDTKPKTVELEGSNGFRVGGMVKGSGMIAPQLATMLCVITTDAVVSAGQLQAALNTGVEMSFNRIDVDGCMSTNDTVLLLASGASGIEPDPDEFNELVAQATASLARQIVGDGEGASHDIRVKVTGATTEDAALACGRAVAASNLLKCAIFGNDPNWGRIVSSLGTVPPEVAPYDSNKVTVDVNGVRICENGGAGRDRSEVDMTPREVHIDIDLHAGNAEATVWTDDLTHEYVHINADYES; encoded by the coding sequence ATGAGCGTAACGTTTGCGCAAGGTTTTTCCGCGGCTGGCGTGGAAGCCGGTATTTCCGCAGTCGAAGGTAAGAAGGATCTGGCTCTTGTGGTCAATAACGGTCCGCTGGATATGGCTGCCGGAGTGTTCACTTCGAACCGTTTCTGCGCAGCTCCCGTGCAGTGGACGCGCAAGATCGTGGCCGACGGTCATGTGAAAGCCGTCATCCTTAATTCCGGAGGCGCAAACGCATGCACCGGCCAGCCGGGATATGAGCAGTCCAAGGCCACGGCCCAAAAGGTCGCGGCGCTTGTAGGTGCCAAAGACAGCGATATCGCGGTCTGCTCCACGGGCCTGATCGGTGAGCTTCTGCCTCTTGACCATGTGCTTTCTGGCGCAGACAAAGCGTTCGCGGCCCTTGCCGATACCGCTCAGGCCGGTGCGGATGCGTCCCATGCCATCATGACCACCGACACCAAGCCGAAAACCGTTGAACTTGAAGGGTCCAATGGGTTCCGTGTCGGCGGCATGGTCAAAGGGTCAGGCATGATCGCGCCTCAGCTGGCCACCATGCTGTGCGTGATCACCACGGATGCCGTGGTAAGCGCGGGACAGCTTCAGGCAGCTCTGAACACTGGAGTGGAAATGTCGTTCAACCGCATTGACGTTGACGGTTGCATGTCCACTAACGACACCGTGCTTTTGCTTGCGTCTGGAGCATCCGGTATCGAACCGGATCCCGACGAGTTCAACGAGCTTGTGGCGCAGGCGACTGCCTCCTTGGCGCGTCAGATTGTCGGAGACGGTGAAGGCGCGAGCCATGACATCCGTGTCAAGGTGACCGGCGCCACCACGGAAGATGCGGCGCTTGCTTGCGGTCGTGCGGTAGCGGCATCCAATTTGCTGAAATGCGCCATCTTCGGCAATGATCCGAACTGGGGTCGTATCGTCAGCTCGCTGGGTACCGTGCCGCCGGAAGTCGCTCCCTACGATTCCAATAAAGTCACGGTCGACGTCAATGGCGTGCGTATCTGTGAGAACGGCGGAGCCGGACGCGACCGATCCGAAGTCGACATGACTCCGCGCGAGGTGCACATCGACATCGATCTGCATGCGGGAAATGCGGAAGCAACTGTCTGGACCGACGATTTGACCCACGAATACGTACACATTAATGCAGATTACGAAAGCTGA
- a CDS encoding argininosuccinate synthase → MLERETMSDQNRLVLAYSGGLDTSVAISYLKERTGKDVVAVSLDVGQGGESLETIKQRALACGAVEAYVVDARDEFANEYCMKALKANALYEGVYPLVSAISRPLISKHLVRAAHQFGADTISHGCTGKGNDQVRFEVSISSIDPTLKAISPIRDLSLTRDVEIAFAKEHKLPIVQTEKSPFSIDQNVWGRAIETGFLEDPWNGPTKDCYSYTDDPAFPPVEDEVVIEFKQGIPVKIDGHDVTPLQAIEEMNRRAGAQGIGRIDLIEDRLVGIKSRELYEAPGAIALITAHQELENCCLEREQHRIKRDIDKRWAELVYDAQWFSPATQSLNAFIEDTQKYVSGEIRMILHGGRAVVTGRRSDTSLYDYNLATYDSGDSFDQKSSNGFIDIYGLPSRVAAARDVKFGNGIEVPENSVE, encoded by the coding sequence ATGTTAGAAAGGGAAACCATGAGCGATCAAAATCGTCTCGTTCTGGCGTACTCCGGTGGTCTGGATACCTCCGTCGCCATTTCATATCTGAAGGAACGCACCGGCAAGGATGTCGTGGCCGTATCCCTCGACGTCGGCCAGGGTGGCGAAAGCCTCGAAACCATCAAGCAGCGCGCGCTTGCCTGCGGTGCCGTTGAAGCGTATGTGGTAGACGCCCGCGACGAGTTCGCCAATGAGTACTGCATGAAGGCGCTGAAAGCCAACGCCCTATATGAGGGTGTGTATCCGCTGGTTTCCGCCATTTCCCGCCCGCTCATCTCCAAGCATCTTGTGCGCGCCGCCCACCAGTTCGGCGCCGACACCATCTCCCATGGCTGCACCGGCAAGGGCAACGACCAGGTCCGTTTCGAGGTGTCCATCTCCTCCATTGATCCGACACTGAAGGCCATCAGCCCGATCCGCGACCTGTCGCTGACCCGCGACGTCGAGATCGCATTCGCCAAGGAGCACAAGCTTCCGATCGTGCAGACCGAGAAGAGCCCGTTCTCCATCGACCAGAACGTGTGGGGCCGCGCCATTGAAACCGGCTTCCTTGAGGATCCGTGGAATGGCCCGACCAAGGACTGCTACTCCTATACCGACGATCCGGCATTCCCGCCAGTCGAAGATGAGGTCGTCATCGAATTCAAGCAGGGCATTCCTGTCAAGATCGACGGTCACGACGTCACCCCGCTGCAGGCCATCGAAGAGATGAACCGTCGCGCAGGCGCACAGGGCATCGGCCGTATCGATCTGATCGAGGACCGTCTGGTCGGCATCAAGTCCCGTGAGCTGTACGAGGCTCCTGGTGCTATCGCACTGATCACCGCCCACCAGGAACTCGAGAACTGCTGCCTCGAACGCGAGCAGCACCGCATCAAGCGCGATATCGACAAGCGCTGGGCCGAACTCGTCTACGATGCGCAGTGGTTCTCCCCGGCAACGCAGTCCCTGAACGCCTTCATCGAAGACACCCAGAAGTACGTTTCCGGCGAAATCCGCATGATCCTGCATGGCGGACGCGCCGTCGTGACCGGTCGTCGTTCCGACACCTCGCTGTATGACTACAATCTGGCCACCTACGATTCCGGCGACAGCTTCGATCAGAAGTCGTCCAACGGCTTCATCGACATCTACGGTCTGCCGAGCCGTGTGGCCGCAGCCCGCGACGTCAAGTTCGGCAATGGCATCGAGGTTCCGGAAAACAGCGTCGAGTAA